The Longimicrobium sp. genome segment CGGCGCTGCAGTGGTTCGCGGCGGCGCTGGGGCTGCTCCTGCTGGCGGGGCGGCGCTTCGGCGCTCCCCTGGCGCCCGCGCCCGCACTGCGGCGCTCGCCGCTGGAGCACGTGGAGGCGCTGGCCGGCGCGTACCGGCAGGGCGGCGCACGGCGCACCGCGCGCCGCCTGCTGCTGGCCGGGCTGGCGCGCCGCATGGGCCGCCGCCCGCCGCGCGAAGGCACGGGCGAGCGCGAGACGCTGGAGAAGCTGACCTCGTTCGCCTCCGCGGGTCCTGCCGCGGCGGCGCTGAGGGAAGAATGGAAGAAGGGTGACGCCGCCGACCTGGTGGCGCTCTCACGCGACGTGGACCGACTCCTGGAAGAGGCGAAACGAACGTGACGATCCTGGAAACGCCGGCCGCCCCCGGCGACCGCGCGCAGGCCGTGCTGGACCGGCTGGGCACCGTGGTGCTGGGGCAGGAAGACGTGCTCCGCCAGATGATGGTGGCGCTGCTGGCCGGCGGGCACGCCCTGATGGAAGGAGTCCCCGGCACCGCCAAGACGCTCTCCATCCGCTCGCTGGCGCTGGCGCTGGAGCTGCGCTTCGGGCGGGTGCAGTTCACCCCGGACCTGATGCCCACCGACCTGGTGGGCGTCAACATGCTGGACGAGCTCAAGCGCGAGTTCGTCTACCATCCCGGCCCCATCTTCACCGACCTGCTGCTGGCGGACGAGATCAACCGCGCCCCCGCCAAGACGCAGGCCGCCCTGCTGGAGGCGATGGCCGAGCGGCAGGTGACGGTGGACGGCAGGACGCGCGTCCTCCCCGCCTCCTTCACCGTCTTCGCGTCGCAGAACCCGGTGGAGTACGAGGGGACGTACCCGCTCCCCGAGGCGCAGCTCGACCGCTTCCTTCTCAAGATCGTCATCGGCTACCCGGGCCACGACGCCGAGCGCGCCATCCTGGACCGCTACGCCGAGGGCTTCAGCGCCGACCGTGTGGAGAGCTACGGCCTGGCGCCCATGATGTCGGCCGCGGAGCTGATCGGGCTGCGGCAGGCGGTGGCGGCGGTACACGTGGAGCCGGCGGTGCGCGACTACGTCACCCGCATCGTGCGCGCGACCCGCGAGGAGCCGACGCTGGCGCTGGGCGCGTCGCCGCGGGCGAGCGTGGCCCTCTTTCTGGCCTCGCGCGCCGAAGCCTTCCTCTCCGGCCGCGACTTCGTGACGCCGGACGACGTGAAGGCGCTCGTCCTTCCCGTCCTGCGCCACCGCGTGATCCTGACCCCCGAGGCTGAGGTGGAGGGGCAGACGGTGGACGAGCGGCTGAACGGGCTCCTGCAGACGCTTCCGGCGCCCATCCGGTGAGCCGCAAGCCCCGCCGGGAGTGGGCGCCCGGCGTCCTTCCGTCGCACCGCTTCCTCATCGTGCTGGCGGGCGCGGCGCTCCTCCACCCGCTGAGCACCGCGGGCGCGCTGGCGGCGGACGCCCTCCTCCTGGTCCTCTTCGCCGTGGATGCCATCCTGGCGCCCCGCGCGCTGCGGGTGGAGCGGCGCGCGCCCCGCCGCGTCTCGCTCAACGCCGAGGCGGAGGTCACGCTCTCGGTCCAGAACAACGGCCCCCGCCCGACCCACCTGCGCATCACCGACGACCTCCCGCCGATCCTTACCAGGCTGGACGGCGACGTGCGCGAGCTCACCATCCGCCCCGGCCACACCGAGCGCGCCACCTACCGCGTCCGCGCCGCGCGCCGCGGCGACGCGCAGTTCGGTGACGTTCACCTGCGCGTCTTGGGCCCGCTCGGCCTCGCGTGGAGGCAGCGCCGCGTCACGCGCGAGGACGCCGTGCGCGTGCAGCCGGGAGTGGCCGAGCTGCGCCGCTACCGCCTGCTGGGCCTCCACAACCGCCTGCGCGACGCCGGCTTCCGCGCCGTCCGCCAGCGCGGCGAGGGCGGCTCCTTCGAGAGCCTGCGCGAGTACGTGCGCGGCGACGACCCGCGCAGCATGGACTGGAAGGCGAGCGCGCGCCGCGGGCAGATGATCGTGCGTCAGTTCCAGGTGGAGAAGCGGCAGAACGTGATGATCGCCATCGACGCCGGCCGCCTGATGACGCAGAAGATCGGCGGCCAGGAGCGCCTCGACTATGCCCTGACCGCCGCCCTGCTGCTGGCCGACGTGGCCGCGCTGCACGGCGACCTCGTCGGGCTCCTCGTCTTCAGCGACCGCGTCACGCAGTACCTGCCGCCGAGCAAGGCCTCCCTCTCGCGCATGGCGGACGCGCTGGGCGACGTGCACGCGAAGATGGTGGAGCCCAACTACCCGGCGGCGTTCACCTACCTGGCGCACCAGCTCCGCCGCCGCTCTCTGCTGGTGATGTTCACGGACATCATCGACGCGCGAGCCTCTTCCGCGCTGGTGGCGCACCTGGGCCGCGCGGCGGAGCGGCACCTCCCCATCGCCGTCGCCATCCGCAACCCCGAGCTGGAAGCCGCCGCCACCCTCGCCGCCAAAGACGAGGCCGACGTCTTCCGCCGCGCCGCCGCCGAGGAGCTACTCCAGGCCCGCGCCGCCGCGCTCGCCGCCATGCAGCGCGCCGGCGTGTTGGTCGCGGACACCCGCCCCACGGACGCCGTGCCCTCGGCGGTGAACCGCTACCTGGACGTGAAGCGGCGGGGGTTGTTGTAGGGCCCTCACCCCCCCGGCCCCCCTCTCTCGATAACAGGAGAGGCTGGCGCCTCTGTTATCGAGAGAGGGGGGAGATCGTCCAGTCCCGGAACGCGTAGGGGCGCGATTCATCGCGCCCGTGCCCGCCCCCGCTCCGTCCGCCGCCCCACGCGCACGAATCCCGTAGGGGCAGACCTGCGTGTCTGCCCGCCCTCGCCGCCGCACCTCCCCCCGCCCCTCGCACCCCGAAACCCGTAGGGGCCGCCCCGCGTGGCTGCCCGTGCCCGCCCGCGCCCCGTCCCCGATAGCCCTGCACCAATGCACGCCAACACCCCCACCCCCAAGGCAGGTTTTGGGGGAGGGGGATGCGTCGCGGAGCGACGCTGGGGGTGGGGCCTCACGCCGCCGGCTTCCGCTCCTTCCTCTCCACCCGCTCCGTGCGCGGCCCTGTCCTCGCGGCAGCACTCACCCCCCGCCCCAGCTCCGCCACCCCCTCCACCGCACCCACGTCCTCGTCCTCCTCGGGCGGGGCGATCTGGTGGGCGACGTCGATGACCTCGTCGGCCATGCCGCGGCGGTGCGGGTCGGCGATCCAGGCGGCGAGGCGCTGCATGAACTTCCACACCCCGCCGCCCGCCGGCCGCATGTAGTCGGGCGACGTCGGGTCGGTTCCCATGCGGTGGAAGACCTGCGTCAGCCACTCCGGCCCGTGCCCACCCACCTCCAGCTCGGGCAGCCAGTTCTCCAGCTCCCCCACCGGCACCACGAAGAGGCCGTATTCCGCCAGCCCGGCCAGCAGCGCGTCCGCCTGCTGGCGTGCACCGCGCGGGAGCGTGTAGATGCCGCCCGACTTGTAGTCCTCGTTGCGCATCTCCTGGTGGAGGCGCTTGCGGCGCTCCTCCCACGGCTCCCAGAAGACGGGCGGAACGAAGCCCGCGCGCATCAGCTCGCGGAAGTCTTCCTTCCCCTTGAAGATGTCCAGGTCCACCAGCGCCACGGCGGGGATCCCCATCTCGCGCAGGGGGCGCACGATGCGGCGGATCGTCTGCTTGTTCTGCGCGTTGAGGAAGACGCAGCCGTCCGCCCCTCCGCGCCGCGCGCCCAGCAGCCGCTCGTTCATTTCGGCGTAGAAGACGCGGTCGGCGTCCGCTTCGCAGACGATGGCGCCCTCGTGGAAGAGCGCCCCCAGCACCCCCGTGGAGCGGAGGAGCGGGTCGCGCATCATCGTCTGCAGCTTGTCCGCGGAGAGCAGGCGCGCGCTGGCGACACCCGAGCGCCACGTCAGGCGCACGATGTTCACGCGCTTGCCGCTCTGGATGCACCCCATCACGAAGTCGGGCGAGTGCGTGGAGGCGAGCAGGTTGGCCCCGCGCTCGGCCGCGAGCTCCGTCAGGCGCTTCCCCAGCTTGCGGATGAGCGGCGGGTGCAGGAAGGCCTCCGGCTCGTCCACCAGCATCAGCCGGTAGTCGGCGCTCATCACCGCCGCGGTCAAGCCGGTGAAGGCGCGCACCCCGTCACTCATGGTGGCGATGTCGTGCGCGCGGCCGTGGAAGGCGCGGGCACGCTCGTCCAGCGCCTGCTCCTCCGCCAGGTCCAGCGGCGCACGCTCGGACATGCGGATGCGGAAGCGCGGGCTTCCCGTGGGATCGATGGTGAAGTACAGCCCCAGCGCATCGGCCGTGATCTCGCGGATGCGCTCGCGGGCCGCATCGTCCTTGAAGAGCGCGGCCAGGTGGTTGGCGGGATTCGCCTGCAGGTCGCGCGCGAGCCTTGGCTGCGTGAGGGCGAGGCGCGTCTGCCCGTCCAGCCGCAGGGTGAACAGCGACAGGAACTCGCGGCTCACCATGCGGAGCTCCTCGCCGCTGAGGCCGCCGCCGTGCTCCACCGCCGCCCGAAGCGCCGCCAGGTTCACGAGCTGTTCGCGCGGAGTCTCCAGCAGGTCTGTGGCGCGCTTTCCGCCCTCCTCGTCGCGCGCCATCAGCCGCAGCACGCGCACCCAGCCTTCGTCCACCGGCTCGCCCTCCACCTCGCGCGAGCGCACCATCCGCTCCACCGTCTCCGCATCGGGAAGATAGGGGGTGATGGAGCGCACGATGTGCAGGAGCGAGGGGTCGCCGCTCTCGATCAGCGCCTCCAGCTCGCGCAGCGCCAGGCTCTTCCCCGAGTTGTTGGGCCCGACGAAAACCGTCATCGGCCCCGGCGCGAAGCTGAGCGCGGGCTCGCCGGGTGCGGCACCGAAGCGAAGGGTGACGTTGCGCAGCATCGCGAGTCGGGTGCGGGCTCCGGTGCCGGCGGAAAAGCCGGGCGCCGAACGCCGGATATCCCCGCTTCAAACGCGAGAAGCGAGCCAGCCACGTGCCACCCGCCCCCCTTGCAGAACCCGCCCGCGGGCCGCACCGTCAGGCATCCGCCACCCCTCTCCGCCCTTCACCGCGACCCATGAAACACACCGTACCGGCGCTCCTCCTCGTCATCCTTGCCGCCTGCCCCACCGCCTCCGTGCACCGCCCCGAGCTGGAGATGCGCCTGGCTGCCTCCCCCGAAGTCCCCCGCGCCGGCGACACGCTGCGCCTGACCGCCACGCTGGCCAACCCGTTCGACGAGCCGATCGAGGTGGAAGCGCGCTGCACCCCCGCCGTCGTCTTCAGCGTCGTGCCCGCGGACCGCAGCCGGGTCGCGCACAAGACCTCGGAGTCGTGGCCCTGCGGGGTCGCGGGGGAGCGCTACCGCCTCGCGCCGGGCGACTCCGTGTCCTTTCACGACCGCTGGGTCGCCGATTCCGACGGCGCCTTCACCGTCACCGCGTCCATCGGCGAGCATTACGTGGTGCGCGGGGAGCGGCGCGCGTTCAAGACCGGCCACGCGTTCGCGCCCGTCACCGTGCGCGTGGCGCCGCGCTGAAAACAGCGGGTCTCACGCGGAGACGCGGAGGGCGCGGAGAATCGCGACCGCATGGCTCACACAGAGACACAGAGCCACAGAGGAAGAACAGCAAGAGGGTTCTCTGTGGCTTGCGGTTCTCTCTGTGTTCTCTGTGTGAGGCTCTTCCAGGCTGTTTCTCTCTGCGTCTCCGCGTCTCCGCGTGAGCCATTCTGTTGGAGCCTGTACGCCGCGCCGGCCTCCGCGGTACGAGGGATGCAAACGCACCGCGCACCCGGCCCCCGGACTGTTCGGAGGCCGGGCTCACTTCCGTCCCGGCATCGTCGCGTGAAGGAACGCTCCACCCACCGCTCGCTCGTATTCACCGGGCTCCTCCTGGCGATGTTCATGTCCGCCATCGAGGGGACCATCGTGGCCACGGCCATGCCCAGCATCGCGTCCGAGCTGGGCGGGTTCGCGCTCTACAGCTGGGTCTTCTCGTCGTACCTGCTGATGCAGGCCATCGCCATCCCCATCTTCGGAAAGCTCTCCGACCTGGTGGGGAGGAAGCCGGTGTTCATCTGCGGCGTGGTGGTCCTGCTCGTGGGCTCGGTGCTCTGCGGCTTCGCGCACTCGATGACGGCGCTGGTGGGATACCGCTTCCTTCAGGGGCTGGGCGCGGGCGCGGTGCAGCCCATCACCACCACGCTGGCCGGCGACCTGTACACGCTGGAGGAGCGCGGCCGCATCCAGGGCTACATCTCCAGCGTGTGGGGGATCTCGTCCATCGTGGGGCCGCTGGCGGGCGGGCTGCTGGTGCACAGCATCGGGTGGCCGTGGATCTTCTGGGTCAACCTGCCGCTGGGGCTCGCGTCCATCGGGCTGGTCGCGATCTACCTGCACGAGGGGCTCGAGCCGAAGGAGCGCAGCATCGACTACCCCGGCGCGCTCCTCCTGCTCGTCGGCGTCGGGTCGCTGATGCTGGCGCTGACCCAGGCGAGCACGTGGGGGATCGGGATCGTGGCGGGACTGCTGGCGCTCTTCGTCATCTCGTTCTACCTCTTCATCAAGCAGGAGCGCCGCGCGCCCGACCCGCTGATGCAGATGGACCTGTGGTCGAGCGGCCTCATCCGCTACGGCAACATCGCCACGCTCGGCGCCGGGATCCTGCTGATCGGCATCGTCACGTTCCTGCCCACGTTCGTGCAGGGCGTGCTGGGCGGGACCGCGCTGATGGCAGGCTTCGCGCTCTCGGCGATGACGCTGGGGTGGCCGCTCGCCGCCTTCATCGCGGGGCGGCGCATCGTGACCACGGGCGTGCGGCGTATCGTGCGCGCGGGCGGCGTCGCGGTGCTCGCGGGGACGCTGACCATCGCGCTGCTGGCGGGCTTCGGGCCGGTGCCGGCGGGGATCGGTTCGTTCGTGCTGGGGGTGGGCCTGGGCCTCCTCACCAGCACCTCGCTCGTCGCCATCCAGAGCAGCGTCCCCTGGAACCAGCGCGGCGTCGCCACCGCATCCAACATGCTGATGCGCATCCTGGGGAACGCCCTGGGCGCGGCGCTCTTCGGCGGCCTCCTCAACCTGATGATGTCGCGCTACATCCGCCGCGAGGGCCTGCAGGGACGCGTCTCGCTCGACAGCATCCAGTCGCTGATGGGCGAGTCCGCCCCCTCCGGCGCCCTGAGCCCCGCGGTGCTCGACCTCCTCCGCGCGGGCCTGTCGCAGAGCCTGCACGTCGTCTTCTGGGGAATCGCCCTCCTGGGCGTCCTCACCCTCATCGCCGCCTGGCGCATCCCCGAGATGGAGCGGGCGGCAGAAGATTGATCGCCACCTGGAGGCACAGAGACGACTTCATCTCTGTGCCTCTGTGCCTCTGTGCCTCTGTGCCTCTGTGTCTCCTGCTGGAGCGATACCGTCCCATCCGCGCCACCTACCGAACTACTTTCGCAAGATAGGGTTACGTCGCCTGGCAATGCGTCCAGCGCACGTCTACTTTCGCTCGTTAGCGCTCTGTCTTGCATAACCCAACTCGATAGGTTATCCTGGATCATGCCGGTGATCTACGTGGGTGACGGGCTCACCGTAAAGGTCTTCACGCGCGAACACCGCCCGCCGCACGTGCACGTGTTCTGCCGGGACGGCGAAGCAATCATCGTGATTGGGGCGCCCGGAGAGGACCCGGAGGTGCGGGCCGTGTACGGCCTGCGCACCTGGGAAGTGGCGCGGGCAGTGGAGATCGTGCGGGAGAACCAGGCTGCTTTCCGCGACGCGTGGAGAAAGTACCATGGATACTGAGGCAGGGGTGGACCCGGCACTGATCCGCCAGATCGCGGAAGCCCGCCGCGCTGGGCAGCGCGCGCTGAAAAACGAGCCGCGCGTCGCATTCGCCGCATACGATTCGGCTACCGGTGAGGTGCGTGTCCGGATGCACAACGGATCCTCCTTCGCCATACCCGTCCGCATGCTCATCGAGCTCGATGGGGCGGGCGATGAGGATCTTGCTGGCGTGAAGGTCCCGCCCTCTGGATGCGGTCTCAGCTGGCCCGCTCTCGACGTGGACATCGCACTGTCGGGGATTCTGGACGCGGCATTCGGAAGCGTCGTGCGAAGCGGCATCGCCCGGAAAGCCGGCTCCACCCGCAGCAGCGCCAAATCACGCGCGTCCCGCGAGAATGGGAGAAAAGGCGGCAGGCCGCGAAAGGAGTAGCGGCGGGGCTGATACAGAGGCAGAGACCAACTCATCTGGCGCCGAACCGGGTCCGTCATTGTCGAAAACGGTGACCTTCGCGTAGACGGAAGAGG includes the following:
- a CDS encoding MFS transporter, whose amino-acid sequence is MKERSTHRSLVFTGLLLAMFMSAIEGTIVATAMPSIASELGGFALYSWVFSSYLLMQAIAIPIFGKLSDLVGRKPVFICGVVVLLVGSVLCGFAHSMTALVGYRFLQGLGAGAVQPITTTLAGDLYTLEERGRIQGYISSVWGISSIVGPLAGGLLVHSIGWPWIFWVNLPLGLASIGLVAIYLHEGLEPKERSIDYPGALLLLVGVGSLMLALTQASTWGIGIVAGLLALFVISFYLFIKQERRAPDPLMQMDLWSSGLIRYGNIATLGAGILLIGIVTFLPTFVQGVLGGTALMAGFALSAMTLGWPLAAFIAGRRIVTTGVRRIVRAGGVAVLAGTLTIALLAGFGPVPAGIGSFVLGVGLGLLTSTSLVAIQSSVPWNQRGVATASNMLMRILGNALGAALFGGLLNLMMSRYIRREGLQGRVSLDSIQSLMGESAPSGALSPAVLDLLRAGLSQSLHVVFWGIALLGVLTLIAAWRIPEMERAAED
- a CDS encoding DUF58 domain-containing protein; this translates as MSRKPRREWAPGVLPSHRFLIVLAGAALLHPLSTAGALAADALLLVLFAVDAILAPRALRVERRAPRRVSLNAEAEVTLSVQNNGPRPTHLRITDDLPPILTRLDGDVRELTIRPGHTERATYRVRAARRGDAQFGDVHLRVLGPLGLAWRQRRVTREDAVRVQPGVAELRRYRLLGLHNRLRDAGFRAVRQRGEGGSFESLREYVRGDDPRSMDWKASARRGQMIVRQFQVEKRQNVMIAIDAGRLMTQKIGGQERLDYALTAALLLADVAALHGDLVGLLVFSDRVTQYLPPSKASLSRMADALGDVHAKMVEPNYPAAFTYLAHQLRRRSLLVMFTDIIDARASSALVAHLGRAAERHLPIAVAIRNPELEAAATLAAKDEADVFRRAAAEELLQARAAALAAMQRAGVLVADTRPTDAVPSAVNRYLDVKRRGLL
- a CDS encoding MoxR family ATPase codes for the protein MTILETPAAPGDRAQAVLDRLGTVVLGQEDVLRQMMVALLAGGHALMEGVPGTAKTLSIRSLALALELRFGRVQFTPDLMPTDLVGVNMLDELKREFVYHPGPIFTDLLLADEINRAPAKTQAALLEAMAERQVTVDGRTRVLPASFTVFASQNPVEYEGTYPLPEAQLDRFLLKIVIGYPGHDAERAILDRYAEGFSADRVESYGLAPMMSAAELIGLRQAVAAVHVEPAVRDYVTRIVRATREEPTLALGASPRASVALFLASRAEAFLSGRDFVTPDDVKALVLPVLRHRVILTPEAEVEGQTVDERLNGLLQTLPAPIR
- a CDS encoding ATP-binding protein, which produces MLRNVTLRFGAAPGEPALSFAPGPMTVFVGPNNSGKSLALRELEALIESGDPSLLHIVRSITPYLPDAETVERMVRSREVEGEPVDEGWVRVLRLMARDEEGGKRATDLLETPREQLVNLAALRAAVEHGGGLSGEELRMVSREFLSLFTLRLDGQTRLALTQPRLARDLQANPANHLAALFKDDAARERIREITADALGLYFTIDPTGSPRFRIRMSERAPLDLAEEQALDERARAFHGRAHDIATMSDGVRAFTGLTAAVMSADYRLMLVDEPEAFLHPPLIRKLGKRLTELAAERGANLLASTHSPDFVMGCIQSGKRVNIVRLTWRSGVASARLLSADKLQTMMRDPLLRSTGVLGALFHEGAIVCEADADRVFYAEMNERLLGARRGGADGCVFLNAQNKQTIRRIVRPLREMGIPAVALVDLDIFKGKEDFRELMRAGFVPPVFWEPWEERRKRLHQEMRNEDYKSGGIYTLPRGARQQADALLAGLAEYGLFVVPVGELENWLPELEVGGHGPEWLTQVFHRMGTDPTSPDYMRPAGGGVWKFMQRLAAWIADPHRRGMADEVIDVAHQIAPPEEDEDVGAVEGVAELGRGVSAAARTGPRTERVERKERKPAA
- a CDS encoding DUF2442 domain-containing protein; amino-acid sequence: MDTEAGVDPALIRQIAEARRAGQRALKNEPRVAFAAYDSATGEVRVRMHNGSSFAIPVRMLIELDGAGDEDLAGVKVPPSGCGLSWPALDVDIALSGILDAAFGSVVRSGIARKAGSTRSSAKSRASRENGRKGGRPRKE
- a CDS encoding DUF4160 domain-containing protein, whose product is MPVIYVGDGLTVKVFTREHRPPHVHVFCRDGEAIIVIGAPGEDPEVRAVYGLRTWEVARAVEIVRENQAAFRDAWRKYHGY